The following proteins are co-located in the Flavobacterium sp. CECT 9288 genome:
- a CDS encoding NADH-quinone oxidoreductase subunit D, whose protein sequence is MSELLLPPEHRYAKRIAEQLNEDGSELSILNLGPTHPATHGIFQNILLMDGERILEAEPTIGYIHRAFEKIAENRPFYQITPLTDRMNYCSSPINNMGWWMTLEKLLDIEVPKRAQYLRVIVMELARITDHIICNSILGVDTGAYTGFLYVFQFREKVYEIYEEICGARLTTNMGRIGGFERDWSPEAFRKLDVFLEEFPVAWKEFENLFERNRIFIDRTVNVGAITAEQAMAYGFTGPNLRAAGVDYDVRVAQPYSSYEDFDFIVPVGKSGDTYDRFCVRNAEVWESLSIIRQALDKMPAGNEYHADVPDYYLPPKEDVYNNMESLIYHFKIVMGEVPVPVAEIYHPVEGGNGEVGFYLVTDGSRTPYRLHFRRPCFIYYQAYPEMIKGSLLSDAIVILSSLNVIAGELDA, encoded by the coding sequence ATGTCAGAACTATTATTACCACCAGAGCATCGTTATGCCAAAAGAATTGCAGAGCAGTTAAATGAAGATGGTAGCGAACTTTCGATTCTAAATTTAGGTCCTACGCACCCTGCAACACACGGTATTTTTCAAAATATCTTGTTGATGGATGGTGAGCGTATCCTTGAAGCTGAGCCAACAATTGGATACATTCACAGAGCATTTGAAAAAATTGCTGAAAACCGACCTTTTTACCAAATTACTCCATTAACGGATAGAATGAACTACTGTTCATCTCCTATAAATAACATGGGTTGGTGGATGACTCTTGAAAAATTACTCGATATTGAAGTGCCAAAAAGAGCGCAATATTTAAGAGTTATTGTCATGGAATTGGCTAGAATTACCGATCATATTATTTGTAACTCGATCTTAGGAGTTGATACTGGAGCTTATACAGGTTTCTTATATGTTTTTCAATTTAGAGAAAAAGTATATGAAATTTACGAAGAAATTTGTGGTGCTCGTTTGACAACAAATATGGGTCGTATTGGTGGTTTCGAAAGAGATTGGTCTCCAGAAGCTTTTAGAAAATTAGATGTGTTTTTAGAAGAATTTCCAGTTGCTTGGAAAGAGTTCGAAAACCTTTTTGAAAGAAATAGAATTTTTATTGACCGTACCGTTAATGTTGGTGCGATCACTGCAGAACAAGCAATGGCTTATGGTTTTACAGGTCCTAACTTGCGTGCAGCTGGTGTAGATTATGATGTACGTGTTGCACAACCTTATTCTTCTTACGAAGACTTTGATTTCATCGTTCCAGTAGGGAAATCAGGTGATACTTACGATCGTTTTTGTGTTCGTAATGCCGAGGTTTGGGAGAGTTTAAGCATTATTCGTCAAGCCTTGGATAAAATGCCAGCCGGAAACGAATACCATGCTGATGTACCAGATTATTACTTGCCTCCAAAAGAAGATGTATATAACAACATGGAATCTTTAATCTATCACTTTAAGATTGTTATGGGTGAGGTTCCAGTACCAGTAGCCGAAATTTACCACCCTGTTGAAGGAGGAAATGGCGAAGTTGGTTTTTATTTGGTAACTGACGGAAGTAGAACTCCATACCGTTTGCATTTCCGTAGACCTTGTTTTATTTACTACCAAGCGTATCCAGAAATGATTAAAGGTTCGTTACTATCTGATGCGATTGTTATTTTGTCGAGTTTAAATGTAATTGCGGGAGAGTTAGACGCATAG
- a CDS encoding NADH-quinone oxidoreductase subunit C, producing the protein MALETIQIQEKLVETFQEAVFEFKQEKDIFSFEVNAETITAVILFLKNDPTLRFHFLTDLCGIHYPDNDEDHQFAVVYHLHNWYENKRIRIKAYLNGEKPEIKTISNIFLSSNWMERETYDFYGINFIGHPQLKRILNMDEMISFPMRKEFPMEDSGRTDKDDRFFGRTTDNY; encoded by the coding sequence ATGGCGCTAGAAACGATACAAATACAAGAAAAATTAGTCGAAACTTTTCAAGAGGCTGTTTTTGAATTCAAACAAGAAAAAGATATTTTTTCATTTGAAGTAAATGCTGAAACGATTACAGCCGTTATTTTATTTTTAAAAAACGATCCTACATTACGTTTTCATTTTTTAACTGATTTATGCGGAATCCATTATCCTGATAATGATGAAGATCATCAGTTTGCAGTTGTGTACCATTTGCACAATTGGTACGAAAATAAAAGAATCAGAATCAAAGCATATCTTAACGGCGAGAAACCAGAAATTAAAACGATTTCAAACATTTTTTTAAGTTCTAACTGGATGGAAAGAGAAACTTATGATTTTTACGGAATCAATTTCATAGGACATCCACAGTTGAAACGAATTTTGAATATGGATGAAATGATTTCATTCCCTATGCGAAAAGAGTTTCCAATGGAAGATAGCGGAAGGACAGATAAAGACGATCGTTTCTTTGGAAGAACAACCGATAATTATTAA
- a CDS encoding NAD(P)H-dependent oxidoreductase subunit E: MERTQYKQEINMTEALMTRINELISHYPEGKQKSALLPVLHEVQDAHNDWLSIELQDKVAEILSIKPVEVYEVVSFYTMFNRRPVGKYMFEFCQTSPCCLNGVEDLMDYTCEKLGVKVGEPTADGLFEVRGVECLGACGYAPMMQLGDFYKEHLTKEKVDQLIDDCKNNTIILHDK; encoded by the coding sequence ATGGAAAGAACACAGTACAAACAAGAAATAAATATGACTGAAGCCTTGATGACTCGCATCAACGAGCTAATAAGTCATTATCCAGAGGGCAAACAAAAATCAGCTTTACTTCCTGTTTTGCATGAAGTTCAAGATGCTCACAATGATTGGTTGAGTATTGAATTGCAAGACAAGGTTGCTGAAATTCTTTCGATAAAACCGGTTGAGGTGTATGAAGTGGTTTCATTTTATACGATGTTCAATCGTCGACCAGTTGGTAAATACATGTTTGAATTTTGCCAAACATCACCTTGTTGTTTGAATGGAGTAGAGGACTTAATGGATTACACTTGCGAAAAATTAGGTGTAAAGGTAGGAGAGCCTACAGCAGACGGTTTATTCGAAGTTCGAGGAGTTGAGTGTTTAGGTGCTTGTGGATATGCTCCAATGATGCAGTTGGGTGATTTTTACAAGGAACATTTGACTAAAGAAAAAGTAGATCAGTTAATTGATGATTGCAAAAACAATACAATAATTCTACACGATAAATAA
- the nuoF gene encoding NADH-quinone oxidoreductase subunit NuoF: protein MSQKILLDKVNIPGIKTYEVYRANGGYASVEKALKTLTPDEVVEEVKTSGLRGRGGAGFPAGMKWSFIDKKSGKPRHLVCNADESEPGTFKDRYLMEYIPHLLIEGMITSSYALGANLSYIYIRGEYMWVYKILERAIAEAKAAGWLGKNILGTGYDLDLYVQIGGGAYICGEETALIESLEGKRGNPRIKPPFPAVSGLWANPTVVNNVETIAAVPWIVNNSGADYAKIGIGRSTGTKLISASGNIKNPGVYEIDLGLSVYEFMNSDEYLGGMSSDRPLKAFVPGGSSVPILPANLIYKTANGEDRLMTYESLSDGGFATGSMLGSGGFIVYDDTACIVRNTWNFSRFYHHESCGQCSPCREGTGWLEKVLHRIENGHGREEDIELLLSIQSKIEGNTICPLGDAASWPVAAAIRHFRDEFEFHIRFPEKIKNRNHFVAEPFEQVKHLVAKQTV from the coding sequence ATGTCACAGAAAATATTATTAGATAAAGTAAATATTCCGGGAATTAAAACTTATGAGGTATACCGCGCTAATGGTGGTTATGCTTCTGTAGAAAAAGCTTTAAAAACCTTGACACCTGACGAAGTAGTAGAAGAAGTAAAGACTTCAGGATTGCGTGGTCGTGGTGGAGCAGGGTTTCCTGCAGGGATGAAGTGGAGTTTTATCGACAAAAAATCGGGTAAGCCAAGGCACTTGGTTTGTAATGCAGATGAGTCGGAGCCAGGTACTTTTAAAGATCGTTATTTGATGGAGTACATTCCGCACTTATTGATTGAAGGAATGATTACCTCAAGTTATGCTCTTGGTGCAAATTTATCGTATATCTACATTCGTGGAGAGTACATGTGGGTGTATAAAATTTTAGAACGCGCCATTGCTGAGGCGAAAGCTGCAGGTTGGTTGGGTAAAAATATATTAGGTACCGGATACGATTTGGATTTGTACGTTCAAATTGGTGGTGGTGCTTATATTTGTGGAGAAGAGACTGCCCTTATTGAGTCGTTAGAAGGAAAAAGAGGAAACCCAAGAATCAAGCCGCCATTTCCTGCGGTATCTGGTTTATGGGCTAATCCGACGGTAGTGAATAATGTTGAAACCATTGCGGCTGTGCCATGGATTGTAAACAATTCAGGTGCTGATTATGCTAAAATTGGTATTGGTAGATCTACGGGAACTAAATTAATTTCTGCTTCAGGAAATATTAAAAATCCTGGTGTTTATGAAATTGATTTAGGATTGAGTGTTTATGAATTCATGAACTCAGATGAATATTTGGGTGGTATGAGTTCTGACAGACCATTGAAAGCTTTCGTACCAGGAGGAAGTTCTGTGCCAATTTTGCCAGCAAATTTAATTTACAAAACAGCAAATGGCGAGGATCGTTTGATGACTTATGAGTCTTTGAGTGATGGTGGTTTTGCTACAGGATCGATGTTGGGTTCAGGAGGTTTTATCGTTTATGATGATACAGCTTGTATCGTTCGTAATACTTGGAATTTCTCTCGTTTTTATCACCATGAAAGTTGTGGGCAATGTTCACCATGTCGTGAAGGTACGGGTTGGTTAGAAAAAGTATTGCATCGTATTGAAAACGGACACGGACGCGAAGAGGATATCGAATTGTTGTTGAGTATTCAAAGTAAAATTGAAGGAAACACTATTTGTCCTTTAGGTGACGCTGCTTCATGGCCAGTAGCTGCTGCGATTCGTCACTTTAGAGATGAATTTGAATTCCACATTCGTTTCCCAGAAAAAATCAAAAATAGAAATCATTTTGTTGCCGAGCCTTTTGAACAAGTAAAGCACCTAGTAGCAAAGCAAACAGTATAA
- a CDS encoding NADH-quinone oxidoreductase subunit B, which translates to MSNSNVSMVAPPEGVVGEGFFATKLNDVVGLARANSLWPLPFATSCCGIEFMATMASHYDLARFGSERVSFSPRQADMLLVMGTISKKMAPILRQVYEQMSEPRWVIAVGACASSGGIFDTYSVLQGIDKVIPVDVYVPGCPPRPEQIVDGVMRLQELVKTESVRRRSSPEYQELLASYNIK; encoded by the coding sequence ATGAGTAATTCAAATGTAAGTATGGTTGCCCCTCCAGAAGGTGTTGTTGGTGAAGGGTTTTTTGCTACAAAACTTAATGATGTAGTAGGCTTAGCTAGAGCAAATTCGCTTTGGCCGTTGCCATTTGCTACTTCTTGCTGTGGTATAGAGTTTATGGCAACAATGGCATCGCATTATGATTTAGCACGTTTTGGATCAGAGCGAGTGAGTTTTTCTCCACGTCAAGCTGATATGTTGCTTGTGATGGGAACAATTTCAAAGAAAATGGCTCCTATATTGCGTCAAGTTTATGAACAAATGTCAGAGCCTCGTTGGGTAATTGCAGTTGGAGCTTGTGCATCATCAGGTGGAATTTTTGATACCTATTCTGTTTTACAAGGAATTGATAAAGTAATTCCTGTAGATGTTTATGTTCCTGGATGTCCTCCAAGACCAGAACAAATTGTTGATGGAGTAATGAGATTGCAAGAATTGGTAAAAACAGAATCTGTAAGAAGAAGAAGTTCTCCTGAATACCAAGAATTATTAGCTTCCTATAATATCAAATAA
- a CDS encoding NADH-quinone oxidoreductase subunit A, whose product MQSDQLNYIPILMQFLLAVGFVVGTILVSGKLGPKRSSEVKDKNFECGIESVGNARIPFSVKYFLVAILFVLFDVEVIFLYPWAINFKELGMEGMVKMIIFMMLLLVGFFYIIKKKALEWE is encoded by the coding sequence ATGCAATCAGATCAATTAAATTACATTCCTATTTTAATGCAGTTCCTTTTAGCTGTAGGTTTTGTTGTAGGAACTATTCTAGTTTCTGGAAAATTAGGTCCTAAAAGATCGTCTGAGGTTAAAGATAAAAATTTTGAATGTGGTATAGAATCCGTTGGTAATGCTAGGATTCCGTTTTCAGTTAAATATTTCCTTGTAGCCATACTTTTTGTTTTGTTTGATGTAGAAGTTATTTTCTTGTATCCATGGGCAATCAACTTTAAAGAATTGGGAATGGAAGGAATGGTGAAGATGATCATTTTTATGATGTTGCTTCTAGTTGGTTTTTTCTATATCATAAAAAAGAAAGCCCTAGAGTGGGAATAA
- a CDS encoding 2Fe-2S iron-sulfur cluster-binding protein, whose protein sequence is MKVTIDGQSIEVEPGTTILQAARMIGGEVVPPAMCYYSKLKGSGGKCRCCLVEVAKGSDADPRPMPKLMASCVTGCMDGMEVNSKSSPRVQEARKSVTEFLLINHPLDCPVCDQAGECDLQNLSFEHGKSETRFIEEKRTFEPEDIGPNIQLHMNRCILCYRCVMVADQLTDERVHGVMDRGDHSNISTCISKAIDNEFSGNMIDVCPVGALTDKTFRFKSRVWFSKPYNAHRDCPTCSGRTTVWMFGDEIQRVTGRKDEYHEVDEFICNGCRFDHKDVADWTIEGPRAFEKDSVINVNKYNRKLEKVQIATEENILLGRAVDRKKISMAEIPLTQEDIMNQKSLGNNG, encoded by the coding sequence ATGAAAGTAACAATAGACGGACAGTCAATAGAAGTAGAACCAGGAACAACTATCCTGCAAGCAGCACGTATGATAGGTGGTGAGGTAGTACCGCCAGCGATGTGTTATTATTCTAAACTAAAAGGAAGCGGTGGAAAATGCCGTTGTTGTTTAGTTGAAGTTGCCAAAGGTAGCGATGCAGACCCTAGACCTATGCCAAAATTAATGGCATCATGTGTTACAGGTTGCATGGACGGAATGGAAGTGAACAGTAAGTCATCACCAAGAGTTCAAGAAGCTAGAAAATCGGTAACTGAGTTTTTATTGATCAATCACCCTTTAGATTGCCCAGTTTGTGATCAGGCTGGTGAATGTGATTTGCAAAACTTAAGCTTTGAGCACGGAAAGTCTGAAACTCGTTTTATTGAAGAGAAAAGAACTTTTGAGCCAGAAGATATTGGTCCGAACATTCAGTTACACATGAACCGTTGCATTCTATGTTACCGTTGTGTAATGGTAGCTGATCAGTTGACAGATGAGCGCGTGCACGGAGTTATGGATAGAGGAGACCACTCGAATATTTCAACTTGTATTTCAAAAGCAATTGATAATGAGTTTTCAGGTAACATGATTGATGTGTGTCCTGTTGGAGCATTAACTGATAAAACATTTAGATTCAAATCAAGAGTTTGGTTTAGTAAACCGTATAACGCACACAGAGATTGTCCTACTTGTTCAGGTAGAACTACTGTTTGGATGTTTGGTGACGAGATTCAGCGTGTAACAGGTCGTAAAGATGAGTACCACGAAGTTGATGAGTTCATTTGTAACGGTTGTCGTTTTGACCATAAAGATGTAGCTGATTGGACTATTGAAGGACCAAGAGCTTTTGAAAAAGATTCTGTTATCAACGTGAACAAATACAACAGAAAGTTAGAAAAAGTGCAAATTGCAACCGAAGAGAACATTTTGTTGGGTAGAGCGGTTGACCGTAAAAAAATCAGTATGGCTGAAATTCCATTGACACAAGAAGATATTATGAATCAAAAAAGCTTGGGTAATAATGGATAG
- a CDS encoding cold-shock protein gives MRTGTVKFFNESKGYGFITDEETGKDIFVHASGINAEELREGDRVSYEEEEGRKGKVAAKVAVI, from the coding sequence ATGCGTACAGGTACAGTAAAATTTTTCAATGAGTCTAAAGGTTACGGATTCATTACAGACGAAGAAACAGGAAAAGACATTTTCGTTCACGCTTCAGGAATCAACGCGGAAGAATTGCGCGAAGGTGACAGAGTTAGCTATGAAGAAGAAGAAGGAAGAAAAGGAAAAGTTGCTGCGAAAGTAGCAGTGATCTAA
- the aspS gene encoding aspartate--tRNA ligase yields the protein MYRSHNCGELNASHTGNNVTLAGWVQKSRDKGFMNWVDLRDRYGITQLIFDESRTEKSVFELAKTLGREFVIQVKGTVIEREAKNKNIPTGEIEILVTELTILNAALTPPFTIEDETDGGEDIRMKYRYLDIRRNPVKNSLLFRHKVAMEVRKYLSDLDFCEVETPYLIKSTPEGARDFVVPSRMNEGQFYALPQSPQTFKQLLMVGGMDKYFQIVKCFRDEDLRADRQPEFTQIDCEMAFVEQEDILNVFEGLTRHLLKEIKGIEVEKFPRITYDYAMKTYGNDKPDIRFGMQFGELNEVAQHKEFPVFNAAELVVGIAAPNCAAYTRKEIDALIDWVKRPQVGASGMVYVKCEADGTFKSSVDKFYDQEDLSQWAKITDAKPGDMIFVLSGPADKTRTQLSALRMELATRLGLRKPDEFAPLWVVDFPLLEFDEESGRYHAMHHPFTSPKPEDMHLLETNPGQVRANAYDMVLNGNEIGGGSIRIHDKATQQLMFKYLGFTEEEAKAQFGFLMDAFQFGAPPHGGLAFGLDRLVAILGGQETIRDFIAFPKNNSGRDVMIDAPSVIDDSQLKELHIKLA from the coding sequence ATGTATAGAAGTCATAATTGTGGCGAGTTAAATGCCTCGCATACTGGTAATAATGTAACTCTTGCGGGTTGGGTTCAAAAATCACGTGATAAAGGGTTTATGAATTGGGTCGATTTAAGAGACCGTTATGGAATAACACAATTAATTTTTGACGAAAGTCGTACTGAAAAATCTGTTTTTGAATTAGCAAAAACTCTTGGCCGTGAATTTGTAATTCAGGTTAAAGGAACTGTTATTGAGCGTGAAGCTAAGAATAAAAATATCCCTACTGGTGAAATAGAAATTCTTGTAACCGAATTAACAATTCTAAACGCAGCTTTAACTCCTCCTTTCACTATTGAAGATGAAACGGATGGCGGAGAAGACATTCGAATGAAGTACCGTTACTTAGACATCAGACGTAATCCTGTAAAAAACAGCTTACTTTTTCGTCACAAAGTAGCTATGGAAGTGCGTAAGTATCTTTCGGATTTAGATTTTTGTGAGGTGGAAACACCTTATTTAATAAAGTCTACGCCAGAAGGAGCTAGAGATTTTGTAGTGCCTTCTCGTATGAACGAAGGACAGTTTTATGCTTTGCCACAATCTCCGCAAACGTTCAAGCAATTGTTAATGGTGGGTGGTATGGATAAATATTTTCAAATTGTAAAATGTTTCCGTGACGAGGACCTTCGCGCAGATAGACAACCTGAGTTTACACAAATTGATTGTGAGATGGCATTTGTTGAACAAGAAGATATCTTAAATGTTTTTGAAGGATTAACACGTCATTTATTAAAAGAAATAAAAGGTATAGAAGTAGAAAAATTCCCAAGAATTACCTACGATTACGCCATGAAAACATACGGTAACGACAAACCAGACATTCGTTTCGGAATGCAGTTTGGGGAGTTAAACGAAGTAGCGCAGCACAAAGAATTTCCAGTTTTCAATGCAGCTGAATTGGTAGTTGGAATTGCTGCTCCAAATTGTGCAGCTTACACAAGAAAAGAAATAGATGCCTTAATTGACTGGGTTAAGCGTCCGCAAGTTGGTGCATCTGGAATGGTTTATGTAAAGTGTGAAGCTGATGGAACTTTTAAATCATCGGTGGATAAGTTTTATGATCAGGAAGATTTATCGCAGTGGGCCAAAATTACTGACGCAAAACCAGGAGATATGATCTTTGTATTATCAGGTCCAGCAGATAAAACAAGAACACAATTATCAGCTTTGCGTATGGAGCTTGCTACACGTCTTGGATTGCGTAAGCCAGATGAGTTTGCTCCGCTTTGGGTAGTTGATTTTCCTTTGTTAGAATTTGATGAGGAAAGTGGTCGATACCATGCTATGCACCATCCGTTTACATCTCCAAAACCAGAGGATATGCACTTGCTAGAAACTAATCCAGGGCAAGTACGAGCAAATGCTTATGATATGGTTTTGAATGGTAACGAAATTGGTGGTGGATCTATCCGTATCCATGACAAAGCTACACAGCAGTTAATGTTCAAATATTTAGGTTTTACTGAGGAAGAAGCTAAGGCGCAATTTGGTTTCTTAATGGACGCATTTCAGTTTGGTGCACCTCCTCATGGTGGATTGGCTTTTGGTTTAGACAGGCTTGTCGCTATATTAGGTGGACAGGAAACTATACGAGATTTCATCGCATTTCCTAAGAATAATTCGGGAAGAGATGTCATGATTGATGCGCCGTCAGTAATTGATGATTCACAGTTGAAAGAATTACATATTAAATTAGCTTAG